The following proteins are encoded in a genomic region of Xanthomonas citri pv. mangiferaeindicae:
- a CDS encoding pseudouridylate synthase: MIRRPLPLYDGVSASRLQLPPGPWRTVLEALCARFPQIPRSTWESRFARGRVLATDDGIPLAIDAAYRVGLEVAYYREVEDEPIVAAVERIVHIDAHLVVADKPHGLPVVPAGGFVRQTLLHRLIERLGNPHLVPLHRIDRATAGLVLFSAEPGTRAAYHALFREGRIDKSYEALAPPLPHLTFPYVHRSRIERGVPFFRMCECAGAPNSETRIDVLERGPAYWRYRLEPVTGRKHQLRVHLAALGAPILHDPWYPELREADDHAPMLQLLAASLAFDDPLDGRRRRFDSQLRLQP; encoded by the coding sequence ATGATACGGCGGCCGCTGCCGCTGTACGACGGCGTGTCCGCAAGCCGGTTGCAGCTGCCGCCCGGGCCCTGGCGCACGGTGCTCGAGGCTTTGTGTGCGCGGTTCCCGCAGATTCCGCGATCGACTTGGGAATCGCGCTTCGCGCGCGGACGGGTGCTGGCGACCGACGATGGGATACCGCTGGCGATCGATGCGGCCTATCGCGTGGGCCTGGAGGTCGCCTATTACCGCGAGGTCGAAGATGAGCCGATCGTCGCGGCGGTCGAGCGCATCGTGCATATCGATGCGCATCTGGTGGTCGCCGACAAGCCGCACGGCTTGCCGGTGGTGCCGGCGGGCGGCTTTGTCCGGCAGACCTTGCTGCACCGGTTGATCGAACGGCTGGGCAATCCGCATCTGGTGCCATTGCACCGGATCGATCGCGCAACCGCCGGGCTGGTGCTGTTCTCGGCCGAGCCTGGAACGCGCGCGGCCTATCACGCGCTGTTTCGCGAGGGGCGCATCGACAAATCCTATGAGGCACTCGCGCCGCCGTTGCCGCATCTGACGTTCCCGTACGTTCACCGCAGCCGCATCGAACGCGGCGTGCCGTTCTTTCGCATGTGCGAATGCGCCGGCGCGCCCAACAGCGAGACCCGGATCGACGTGCTCGAACGCGGGCCCGCTTACTGGCGCTATCGGCTCGAGCCGGTCACGGGCCGCAAGCACCAGTTGCGCGTGCATCTTGCCGCGCTCGGTGCGCCGATCCTGCATGACCCCTGGTATCCGGAGCTGCGTGAGGCCGACGACCACGCGCCCATGCTGCAACTGCTCGCCGCATCGCTGGCATTCGACGACCCGCTCGACGGCCGTCGCCGACGCTTCGATTCCCAGCTGCGCCTGCAGCCATGA
- a CDS encoding peptidase S46: MLSKRPLTAALAAGLLLSATAHADEGMWLPGQLPDIAAQMRQAGFRGDARALADVTRPPLSAVVRVGGGTGAFVSGDGLLLTNHHVAYGVIQYNSSPERDIIDAGFIADGRADERPSNPDFRVLVTVGFDRVTDTVLADARGLDGRAYHDAVEAAGKRLVADCEQGGEVRCSVANMDYGSDFYLIRQLELRDVRLVYAPPRAIGNYGDEIDNFMWPRHSGDFTLLRAYVGRDGRPADYSPDNVPYAPPAHLQIARNGLHAGDYAMLAGYPGTTFRHRTAAEFEAQVGQVLPQRVAVFDALIAAVEAVGRDDAEVRTRYAAQLQTLKNRRKRAAGELEGLVRSDAVRQRRADEDAMLAATGGEDARDIAALQAVLAQGNAAGEGEQLLELIASQTQVLRSALLLERLRIESAKPDAQRERGYQQRDHALIEGVLRQAQRRYAPEGEKALLTVLLGRYQQLPDAQRLPAFDAAFGRTPASLATALDALYAGTGLGDEAQRLSRFEAAREGRALRDDPLVALAGPLVAAQLQAEDARKTREGEQLRLRPAYMRALVAWRASQGRAVYPDANGTLRVSFGRVEPLAPRDAVAYAPVTTVAGIVEKHTGQAPFDAPAPLLDAIARGDFAGTDEPTLGSQPVNFLTNLDTTGGNSGSPVLDARGELVGLNFDSNWESVSASWWFDPRTKRAIHVDMRYMRWLMAKVYPAPALLEEMGLPTR; the protein is encoded by the coding sequence ATGCTGTCCAAACGCCCACTGACTGCCGCCCTCGCGGCCGGCTTGCTGCTGTCCGCCACCGCTCATGCCGATGAAGGCATGTGGTTGCCCGGTCAATTGCCCGATATCGCCGCGCAGATGCGTCAGGCCGGTTTCCGTGGCGACGCGCGTGCGCTGGCCGACGTGACCCGCCCGCCGCTCAGCGCGGTGGTCCGCGTTGGCGGTGGCACCGGCGCCTTCGTCTCCGGCGATGGCCTGCTGTTGACCAATCACCACGTCGCCTACGGCGTGATCCAGTACAACAGCAGCCCCGAGCGCGACATCATCGATGCGGGCTTCATTGCCGACGGCCGCGCCGACGAACGCCCGTCCAATCCCGATTTCCGCGTGCTGGTGACCGTCGGTTTCGACCGGGTGACCGACACGGTGCTCGCCGATGCGCGCGGCCTGGACGGCCGCGCCTACCACGATGCGGTCGAGGCGGCCGGCAAGCGCCTGGTCGCCGATTGCGAGCAGGGGGGTGAGGTCCGTTGCAGCGTCGCCAACATGGACTACGGCAGCGACTTCTACCTGATCCGGCAACTGGAACTGCGCGATGTGCGCCTGGTCTATGCACCGCCGCGCGCAATCGGCAACTACGGCGACGAGATCGACAATTTCATGTGGCCCCGGCACAGCGGCGACTTCACGCTGCTGCGTGCCTACGTCGGGCGCGACGGACGTCCGGCCGACTACAGCCCGGACAACGTTCCCTATGCGCCGCCGGCGCACCTCCAGATCGCCCGCAACGGTCTGCATGCCGGCGACTACGCGATGCTCGCCGGCTATCCGGGCACGACGTTCCGCCATCGCACGGCGGCCGAGTTCGAAGCGCAGGTCGGGCAGGTGCTGCCGCAGCGGGTCGCGGTGTTCGATGCCTTGATCGCGGCCGTCGAGGCGGTCGGCCGCGACGATGCCGAAGTCCGGACGCGCTACGCCGCGCAGTTGCAGACCTTGAAGAACCGCCGCAAGCGTGCGGCCGGCGAGCTTGAGGGCCTGGTGCGTAGTGATGCGGTGCGCCAGCGTCGCGCCGACGAGGACGCGATGCTCGCTGCGACCGGCGGCGAGGACGCGCGCGACATCGCCGCGCTGCAGGCGGTGCTTGCGCAGGGCAATGCCGCCGGCGAGGGCGAGCAACTGCTCGAACTGATTGCCAGTCAGACCCAGGTGCTGCGCAGCGCGCTGCTGCTCGAGCGCCTACGCATCGAATCGGCCAAACCCGACGCGCAGCGCGAGCGCGGTTACCAGCAGCGCGACCACGCGCTGATCGAAGGCGTGCTGCGCCAGGCGCAGCGACGCTACGCGCCCGAGGGCGAGAAGGCGCTGCTGACGGTGCTGCTCGGCCGCTACCAGCAGTTGCCCGACGCGCAGCGGCTGCCGGCGTTCGACGCGGCGTTCGGGCGCACGCCCGCCTCGCTGGCGACCGCGCTCGATGCGCTGTACGCGGGCACCGGATTGGGCGATGAGGCGCAGCGATTGTCGCGTTTCGAGGCCGCGCGCGAAGGCCGGGCGCTGCGTGATGATCCACTCGTCGCGCTGGCCGGGCCGTTGGTCGCCGCGCAACTGCAGGCCGAGGACGCCCGCAAGACCCGCGAGGGCGAGCAGCTGCGGCTGCGCCCGGCCTACATGCGCGCCCTGGTCGCCTGGCGCGCCTCGCAGGGGCGCGCGGTCTATCCCGATGCCAATGGCACCTTGCGAGTCAGCTTCGGCCGGGTCGAACCGCTGGCCCCGCGCGACGCGGTCGCCTACGCGCCGGTCACCACGGTGGCCGGCATCGTCGAAAAGCACACCGGGCAGGCGCCGTTCGATGCCCCGGCCCCGCTGCTCGATGCGATCGCGCGTGGCGACTTCGCCGGCACCGACGAGCCAACGCTGGGCAGCCAGCCGGTCAACTTCCTGACCAACCTCGACACCACGGGCGGCAACTCCGGCTCGCCGGTGCTCGATGCCCGCGGTGAGCTGGTCGGACTGAACTTCGACAGCAACTGGGAGTCGGTCAGTGCCAGCTGGTGGTTCGACCCGCGCACCAAGCGCGCCATCCATGTCGACATGCGCTACATGCGCTGGCTGATGGCCAAGGTCTATCCGGCGCCGGCGCTGCTGGAGGAAATGGGGCTGCCGACCCGATGA
- a CDS encoding glutathione synthetase, which yields MRLGFVVNDVDTEQDNYTTIRLARQAVHRGHRVALIGLGDFTYDAGGTIRACARIPRLERYEDDRALLADLQGPERQTERISVQDLDVLMLRSDPAEELVERPWAPSSALLFAQLVALHDVLVVNDPTHLTDASNKTYFQHFPEDVRPVTCISRDAEEIKAFLAAHDGCGVIKPLQGSGGQGVFVVDGNGAGNLNQMIDAVTRDGYAIAQEYLPGAKNGDLRLLMLNGRPLEVDGTYACIRRYNDSGDARSNISAGGKYEMAVPDADALRLAELVAPKLIRDGMYFVGLDIVGNKLMEVNVDTPGGINMVEELTGLDFSGAILDDLERKLRLRRHYGRTLGNAELAML from the coding sequence ATGCGATTGGGCTTCGTCGTCAACGACGTCGACACCGAGCAGGACAACTACACCACCATTCGCCTCGCGCGTCAGGCGGTCCATCGCGGCCATCGGGTCGCGCTGATCGGCCTGGGCGACTTCACTTACGATGCTGGCGGCACCATCCGCGCCTGCGCACGCATTCCGCGCCTGGAACGCTACGAAGATGATCGTGCGCTGCTCGCCGACCTCCAGGGTCCCGAGCGTCAGACCGAACGGATCTCGGTGCAGGACCTGGATGTGCTGATGCTGCGCAGCGACCCGGCCGAAGAACTGGTCGAACGCCCATGGGCGCCGAGCAGCGCGCTGCTGTTCGCTCAGTTGGTGGCGCTGCACGATGTGCTCGTCGTCAACGACCCCACGCACCTGACCGACGCGTCCAACAAGACCTATTTCCAGCATTTCCCCGAGGACGTACGCCCGGTCACCTGCATCAGCCGCGACGCCGAGGAGATCAAGGCCTTCCTCGCCGCCCACGACGGCTGCGGCGTGATCAAGCCGTTGCAGGGATCTGGCGGCCAGGGCGTATTCGTCGTCGACGGCAACGGCGCCGGCAACCTCAACCAGATGATCGATGCGGTGACCCGCGACGGCTACGCGATCGCGCAGGAATACCTGCCCGGCGCCAAGAACGGCGACCTGCGCTTGCTGATGCTCAACGGCCGCCCGCTGGAGGTCGATGGAACCTATGCCTGCATCCGCCGCTACAACGACAGCGGCGATGCACGCAGCAACATCAGCGCCGGCGGCAAGTACGAGATGGCGGTGCCCGATGCCGACGCGTTGCGCCTGGCCGAGCTGGTCGCACCGAAGTTGATCCGTGACGGCATGTACTTTGTCGGCTTGGACATCGTCGGCAACAAGTTGATGGAAGTGAACGTCGACACGCCGGGCGGGATCAACATGGTCGAAGAGCTGACCGGCCTGGACTTCAGCGGCGCGATCCTCGACGACCTCGAGCGCAAGCTGCGTCTGCGTCGCCATTACGGCCGCACGCTCGGCAACGCCGAACTGGCGATGCTCTAA
- a CDS encoding formate dehydrogenase produces the protein MAQIRIGGYEGPAGGWGSVQSLARHGLGPDAPSVEGARQLARQNKVDGFACVSCSWAKPAQAHAFEFCENGAKATMWELDEARADAAFFEAHSLSELRQWADYDLEAQGRLVEPMCYDAQRDRYVPISWEDAFALIGRELCALEPERVVFYASGRASLETSYMYGLLARVYGNNNLPDSSNMCHESTSVGLPRSIGVPVGTVLLDDFEHCDCILSFGQNVGVNSPRMLHPLQDASRRGAEIITFNPLYERGWERFTNPQEPLAMATGQSTRISNAYFQVRAGGDLSVLQGIAKAVLALDDAAVAAGEARVLDVDFIAEHTHGFEAFAASLRASDWAELERESGLSRADMEAVAGVYARAKATILVYGMGLTQHRHGVDNVRMLCNLALMRGNVGRPGAGICPVRGHSNVQGQRTVGISEKPELVPLDRLEAQYGFQAPRKKGRDTVSTVEGILDGSVHAFIGLGGNFARAAPETGPLEAHWGNMALTVQVATKLNRSHLLCGRTALLLPCLGRLEQDVQASGPQRVTVEDSTTCIHGSLGTSRPASPHLRSEPAIVAGIALATVADRSQVPWQAWVDDYAKIRDAIEATYPEQFPDFNARLHVPGGFPRPVAARERRWQTESGKAEFHVPEVLSATGFEDRAGRYRLLTVRSNDQFNTTVYGYRDRFRGIEGTRRVVLMNADDIRALGIEEGEQIALVTDVDDGVRREVGGLRVVPYLIPSGCIAAYYPECNPLIPVAHHAIDSHVPAAKSVPVRIVRGRSDAPVPAGPAPE, from the coding sequence ATGGCACAGATCCGGATCGGCGGCTACGAAGGCCCCGCAGGCGGTTGGGGCTCGGTCCAGTCGCTGGCGCGGCACGGCCTGGGTCCCGACGCCCCCAGTGTCGAAGGCGCGCGCCAGTTGGCGCGGCAGAACAAGGTTGACGGCTTTGCCTGCGTCAGCTGCTCTTGGGCCAAGCCTGCCCAGGCGCACGCCTTCGAATTCTGTGAGAACGGCGCCAAGGCGACGATGTGGGAACTCGACGAAGCGCGCGCCGACGCTGCGTTCTTCGAGGCCCACTCGCTGTCCGAACTGCGGCAGTGGGCCGACTACGACCTCGAAGCGCAAGGCCGATTGGTCGAGCCGATGTGCTACGACGCGCAACGCGATCGCTATGTGCCGATCTCGTGGGAAGACGCCTTCGCGCTGATCGGGCGCGAGCTGTGCGCGCTCGAACCCGAGCGTGTGGTGTTCTACGCGTCCGGCCGTGCGTCGCTGGAGACCTCGTACATGTACGGGTTGCTGGCGCGTGTCTACGGCAACAACAACCTGCCCGACAGCTCCAATATGTGCCACGAAAGCACGTCGGTGGGACTGCCCAGAAGCATCGGCGTGCCGGTGGGCACGGTGTTGCTGGACGACTTCGAGCATTGCGATTGCATCCTATCGTTCGGCCAGAATGTCGGCGTCAACAGTCCGCGCATGCTGCATCCGTTGCAGGACGCCAGCCGGCGCGGCGCGGAGATCATCACCTTCAATCCGCTGTACGAGCGCGGCTGGGAGCGGTTCACCAATCCGCAGGAGCCGTTGGCGATGGCGACCGGCCAGTCGACGCGGATCAGTAACGCCTACTTCCAGGTGCGGGCCGGCGGCGACCTGTCGGTGCTGCAGGGCATCGCCAAGGCCGTGCTGGCGCTCGACGATGCCGCGGTGGCGGCCGGCGAGGCGCGCGTGCTCGACGTGGACTTCATCGCCGAGCACACGCATGGCTTCGAGGCGTTCGCAGCGTCGCTGCGCGCCAGCGACTGGGCGGAGCTGGAGCGCGAATCGGGCCTGTCGCGGGCCGACATGGAAGCCGTCGCCGGTGTCTATGCGCGGGCCAAGGCCACCATCCTGGTCTACGGCATGGGCCTGACCCAGCATCGCCACGGCGTCGACAACGTCCGCATGCTGTGCAACCTCGCCTTGATGCGCGGCAATGTCGGCCGCCCGGGCGCCGGCATCTGCCCGGTGCGCGGTCACTCCAACGTCCAAGGCCAGCGCACGGTCGGTATCTCCGAAAAGCCCGAGCTGGTACCGCTCGACCGCCTGGAGGCGCAGTACGGGTTCCAGGCGCCGCGCAAGAAAGGCCGCGATACGGTCTCGACCGTCGAGGGCATTCTCGACGGCTCGGTCCATGCATTCATCGGGCTGGGCGGCAACTTCGCACGGGCCGCACCCGAGACCGGGCCGCTAGAGGCGCACTGGGGCAACATGGCGCTGACCGTGCAGGTGGCCACCAAGCTCAACCGCAGCCATTTGCTGTGCGGGCGTACCGCGCTGTTGCTGCCGTGCCTGGGCAGGCTCGAGCAAGATGTGCAGGCGAGCGGGCCGCAGCGGGTCACTGTCGAGGACAGCACCACTTGCATCCACGGCTCGCTGGGCACCAGTCGTCCGGCCAGTCCGCATCTGCGCTCGGAACCGGCGATCGTCGCCGGCATCGCGCTGGCGACGGTCGCCGATCGATCGCAGGTGCCCTGGCAGGCCTGGGTGGACGACTACGCCAAGATCCGCGACGCGATCGAGGCGACCTATCCCGAGCAGTTCCCGGATTTCAATGCGCGGCTGCACGTGCCCGGCGGTTTCCCGCGTCCGGTCGCGGCGCGCGAGCGGCGCTGGCAGACCGAAAGCGGCAAGGCCGAGTTCCATGTGCCGGAGGTGCTGTCGGCGACCGGCTTCGAGGATCGTGCCGGGCGCTACCGGCTGCTGACGGTCCGCAGCAACGACCAGTTCAACACCACGGTCTACGGCTATCGCGACCGGTTCCGCGGGATCGAGGGCACGCGCCGCGTTGTGCTGATGAATGCCGACGACATCCGTGCGCTCGGCATCGAGGAGGGCGAGCAGATCGCGCTGGTCACCGATGTCGACGATGGTGTGCGCCGCGAAGTCGGCGGCCTGCGCGTGGTGCCGTATCTGATTCCGTCCGGGTGCATCGCCGCCTACTATCCCGAATGCAATCCGCTGATCCCGGTCGCCCACCACGCGATCGACAGCCACGTGCCGGCCGCGAAATCGGTGCCGGTCCGGATCGTGCGCGGACGCAGCGATGCGCCGGTGCCCGCCGGCCCGGCCCCGGAATGA
- a CDS encoding Crp/Fnr family transcriptional regulator: MNRNAPWAPLNGLLQDLPPEVCDRMGKDLQLVELPVGKVLHEAGASRSTLYFPREGIVSILYALENGDTSEVAMIGNEGVVGAGLLAGARSVPLRAVVQVGGEALALRAEAAQREFQLGGAFQAIILRYMQALLTQTAMTGVCNRHHTVDRQLSRWLLLVNDRIGTTEIKMTQEQIAHLLGVRREGVTEAARRLQDEGCIRYSRGLIQVLEPASLLDRACECYEVIRSEYDRLLREPLEPER, translated from the coding sequence ATGAACAGGAATGCGCCCTGGGCGCCGCTCAATGGACTGCTTCAGGACCTGCCGCCGGAGGTCTGCGATCGCATGGGCAAGGATTTGCAGCTGGTCGAGCTGCCGGTGGGCAAGGTCCTGCACGAGGCGGGCGCAAGCCGCTCCACGCTGTATTTCCCCCGCGAGGGCATCGTCTCGATCCTGTACGCACTGGAAAACGGCGACACCAGCGAAGTGGCGATGATCGGCAACGAGGGCGTGGTCGGCGCCGGCCTGCTGGCCGGCGCACGCAGCGTGCCGTTGCGCGCAGTGGTCCAGGTCGGTGGAGAAGCGCTTGCGCTCCGGGCCGAGGCCGCGCAGCGCGAGTTCCAGCTCGGCGGCGCGTTCCAGGCCATCATTCTGCGCTACATGCAGGCGCTGCTGACGCAGACGGCGATGACCGGGGTCTGCAATCGCCACCACACGGTGGACCGCCAGCTGTCGCGCTGGCTGTTGCTGGTCAACGATCGCATCGGCACCACCGAGATCAAGATGACCCAGGAGCAGATCGCGCACCTGCTGGGCGTGCGCCGCGAGGGCGTGACCGAAGCCGCACGCCGGCTGCAGGACGAAGGCTGCATCCGCTATAGCCGGGGGCTGATCCAGGTGCTCGAGCCGGCCTCGCTGCTTGACCGCGCCTGCGAGTGCTACGAGGTCATCCGCAGCGAGTACGACCGCCTGTTGCGCGAACCGCTCGAACCCGAGCGCTGA